In Musa acuminata AAA Group cultivar baxijiao chromosome BXJ2-10, Cavendish_Baxijiao_AAA, whole genome shotgun sequence, a genomic segment contains:
- the LOC135581205 gene encoding ATP-dependent RNA helicase SUV3L, mitochondrial-like isoform X1: MASSFFRTRLRPACLSSFRVLLSRPHPQLVLGFRLPLVPSPSPSPSSPWLPPRLFSFSTTATSSPQTLAPDPIATDGDPPPDPAAVYRELRAAQDGSAKLSRSEWEALVGVFRSFAKSPWTSDQALALYIPSSFFPTAARRFRLFFLRRCPPAAFRHLSALGPSLAADRFLFPIFAEFCLHEFPDELRGFRSLMESADLTRPHTWFPFARAMRRRVIYHCGPTNSGKTHNALVRFMEASSGIYCSPLRLLAMEVFDRVNATGVYCSLHTGQEKKTLPFSNHVACTIEMVSTEECYDVAVIDEVQMMADPTRGYAWTRALLGLKADEIHLCGDPSVLKVVENVCKETGDDLEVNRYERFKPLVVEAKTLLGNMTNVRSGDCIVAFSRREIFEVKMAVEKLTKHKCCVIYGALPPETRRLQASLFNDQDNEYDVLVASDAVGMGLNLNIRRVVFYSLSKYNGDKMVPVPASQVKQIAGRAGRRGSVYPDGLATTFILDDLDYLIECLQQPFEEVKKVGLFPFFEQVELFAAQFPKATFCELLDKFRENCRLDGYYFLCQHDSVRKVANMLEKIPVLSLQDRFNFCFAPVNIRDPKAMYHLLRFASHYSQNRPVTIAMGMPKGSAKNDAELLDLETKHQVLSMYMWLSHHFKEDTFPYARKAETMATDIADLLGQSLAKVCWKPESRPQGRPRAPEQDVHDEAIPVSKDEYERSISLVQTFTILTLTNRGKHNQSGQSNRSKGFVI; encoded by the exons ATGGCTTCCTCCTTCTTCCGCACCCGCCTCCGCCCCGCCTGCCTGTCGAGCTTTCGCGTCCTCCTCTCCCGCCCACACCCCCAATTAGTGTTAGGGTTTCGACTGCCCTTGGTTCCTTCCCCatccccttccccttcctcccCATGGCTCCCACCGcgtctcttctccttctccaccaccgccacctCCTCCCCTCAAACCCTAGCCCCTGATCCCATCGCGACCGACGGCGACCCTCCGCCCGACCCAGCCGCCGTCTACCGGGAGCTACGCGCCGCCCAGGACGGCTCCGCCAAGCTCAGCCGCAGCGAGTGGGAGGCCCTTGTCGGGGTCTTCCGCTCCTTCGCCAAGTCCCCGTGGACCTCCGACCAGGCCCTCGCGCTTTACATCCCCTCGTCCTTCTTCCCTACCGCTGCCCGCCGCTtccgcctcttcttcctccgccgcTGCCCACCTGCCGCCTTCCGCCACCTCTCCGCCCTTGGTCCGTCCCTGGCCGCCGACCGCTTCCTCTTCCCCATCTTCGCCGAGTTCTGCCTCCACGAGTTCCCGGACGAGCTCCGTGGGTTCCGCTCCTTGATGGAGTCCGCTGACCTCACCCGCCCCCATACCTGGTTCCCATTCGCCCGTGCCATGCGCCGCCGTGTGATCTACCACTGCGGCCCCACCAACAGCGGGAAGACCCACAATGCCCTCGTTCGCTTCATGGAGGCCAGCAGTGGCATCTACTGCAGTCCTCTTCGGCTCCTCGCCATGGAGGTATTCGATCGGGTGAACGCCACCGGTGTCTACTGCAGCCTCCACACCGGTCAGGAAAAGAAGACGCTTCCTTTCTCCAACCATGTCGCTTGCACCATCGAAATGGTATCCACCGAGGAGTGCTACGACGTTGCTGTAATCGATGAGGTCCAGATGATGGCTGACCCCACACGGGGTTACGCCTGGACCCGAGCACTACTCGGCCTCAAGGCCGACGAGATCCACCTGTGCGGAGACCCGAGCGTGCTGAAAGTAGTCGAGAATGTTTGCAAGGAAACAGGCGATGACCTGGAGGTGAACCGCTACGAGCGGTTCAAGCCCCTGGTGGTAGAGGCGAAGACATTGCTAGGCAATATGACAAATGTACGATCAGGTGACTGCATCGTGGCCTTCTCGAGGAGGGAGATCTTTGAGGTGAAGATGGCAGTTGAGAAGTTGACCAAGCACAAATGCTGTGTTATCTATGGAGCACTGCCGCCAGAGACCAGGCGCCTGCAGGCTAGCTTGTTCAATGATCAGGACAATGAGTACGATGTTCTGGTGGCTAGTGATGCTGTGGGGATGGGCCTGAATCTGAACATAAGAAGGGTTGTTTTCTATTCATTATCCAAATACAATGGTGATAAAATGGTGCCAGTTCCCGCATCCCAGGTGAAGCAAATAGCTGGAAGAGCCGGACGGAGAGGGAGCGTTTACCCTGACGGCCTTGCGACAACCTTCATTTTGGATGATTTGGATTATTTGATTGAGTGCTTGCAGCAACCATTTGAGGAGGTGAAGAAAGTTGGACTGTTTCCATTCTTTGAGCAGGTGGAGTTGTTTGCTGCACAGTTCCCGAAAGCAACTTTCTGTGAGCTTTTGGACAAGTTCCGTGAGAACTGCCGCCTTGATGGTTACTATTTCTTGTGTCAGCATGATAGTGTTAGAAAAGTTGCCAACATGCTGGAAAAGATACCGGTCTTGTCGCTTCAAGATCGTTTTAATTTCTGTTTTGCACCAGTCAATATTAGGGATCCCAAGGCAATGTATCATCTCCTTCGTTTTGCTTCACACTATAGCCAGAATCGCCCGGTTACTATAGCAATGGGGATGCCAAAAGGTTCAGCTAAAAATGATGCTGAGCTGTTGGACCTTGAGACAAAGCATCAGGTTTTGTCAATGTACATGTGGTTATCGCATCATTTCAAGGAGGATACATTTCCTTATGCGCGCAAGGCTGAGACAATGGCCACGGACATTGCCGATTTACTCGGTCAGTCTCTAGCAAAAGTTTGTTGGAAGCCTGAATCAAGACCACAGGGAAGACCAAGGGCTCCAGAGCAGGATGTTCACGATGAGGCAATACCTGTTTCTAAAGATGAATATGAAAGGTCAATATCACTTGTTCAAACATTTACAAT TCTCACTTTGACCAACAGGGGAAAGCATAATCAATCCGGACAAAGTAATCGTTCAAAGGGGTTTGTCATCTGA
- the LOC135581205 gene encoding ATP-dependent RNA helicase SUV3L, mitochondrial-like isoform X2 translates to MASSFFRTRLRPACLSSFRVLLSRPHPQLVLGFRLPLVPSPSPSPSSPWLPPRLFSFSTTATSSPQTLAPDPIATDGDPPPDPAAVYRELRAAQDGSAKLSRSEWEALVGVFRSFAKSPWTSDQALALYIPSSFFPTAARRFRLFFLRRCPPAAFRHLSALGPSLAADRFLFPIFAEFCLHEFPDELRGFRSLMESADLTRPHTWFPFARAMRRRVIYHCGPTNSGKTHNALVRFMEASSGIYCSPLRLLAMEVFDRVNATGVYCSLHTGQEKKTLPFSNHVACTIEMVSTEECYDVAVIDEVQMMADPTRGYAWTRALLGLKADEIHLCGDPSVLKVVENVCKETGDDLEVNRYERFKPLVVEAKTLLGNMTNVRSGDCIVAFSRREIFEVKMAVEKLTKHKCCVIYGALPPETRRLQASLFNDQDNEYDVLVASDAVGMGLNLNIRRVVFYSLSKYNGDKMVPVPASQVKQIAGRAGRRGSVYPDGLATTFILDDLDYLIECLQQPFEEVKKVGLFPFFEQVELFAAQFPKATFCELLDKFRENCRLDGYYFLCQHDSVRKVANMLEKIPVLSLQDRFNFCFAPVNIRDPKAMYHLLRFASHYSQNRPVTIAMGMPKGSAKNDAELLDLETKHQVLSMYMWLSHHFKEDTFPYARKAETMATDIADLLGQSLAKVCWKPESRPQGRPRAPEQDVHDEAIPVSKDEYERSISLVQTFTMGKHNQSGQSNRSKGFVI, encoded by the exons ATGGCTTCCTCCTTCTTCCGCACCCGCCTCCGCCCCGCCTGCCTGTCGAGCTTTCGCGTCCTCCTCTCCCGCCCACACCCCCAATTAGTGTTAGGGTTTCGACTGCCCTTGGTTCCTTCCCCatccccttccccttcctcccCATGGCTCCCACCGcgtctcttctccttctccaccaccgccacctCCTCCCCTCAAACCCTAGCCCCTGATCCCATCGCGACCGACGGCGACCCTCCGCCCGACCCAGCCGCCGTCTACCGGGAGCTACGCGCCGCCCAGGACGGCTCCGCCAAGCTCAGCCGCAGCGAGTGGGAGGCCCTTGTCGGGGTCTTCCGCTCCTTCGCCAAGTCCCCGTGGACCTCCGACCAGGCCCTCGCGCTTTACATCCCCTCGTCCTTCTTCCCTACCGCTGCCCGCCGCTtccgcctcttcttcctccgccgcTGCCCACCTGCCGCCTTCCGCCACCTCTCCGCCCTTGGTCCGTCCCTGGCCGCCGACCGCTTCCTCTTCCCCATCTTCGCCGAGTTCTGCCTCCACGAGTTCCCGGACGAGCTCCGTGGGTTCCGCTCCTTGATGGAGTCCGCTGACCTCACCCGCCCCCATACCTGGTTCCCATTCGCCCGTGCCATGCGCCGCCGTGTGATCTACCACTGCGGCCCCACCAACAGCGGGAAGACCCACAATGCCCTCGTTCGCTTCATGGAGGCCAGCAGTGGCATCTACTGCAGTCCTCTTCGGCTCCTCGCCATGGAGGTATTCGATCGGGTGAACGCCACCGGTGTCTACTGCAGCCTCCACACCGGTCAGGAAAAGAAGACGCTTCCTTTCTCCAACCATGTCGCTTGCACCATCGAAATGGTATCCACCGAGGAGTGCTACGACGTTGCTGTAATCGATGAGGTCCAGATGATGGCTGACCCCACACGGGGTTACGCCTGGACCCGAGCACTACTCGGCCTCAAGGCCGACGAGATCCACCTGTGCGGAGACCCGAGCGTGCTGAAAGTAGTCGAGAATGTTTGCAAGGAAACAGGCGATGACCTGGAGGTGAACCGCTACGAGCGGTTCAAGCCCCTGGTGGTAGAGGCGAAGACATTGCTAGGCAATATGACAAATGTACGATCAGGTGACTGCATCGTGGCCTTCTCGAGGAGGGAGATCTTTGAGGTGAAGATGGCAGTTGAGAAGTTGACCAAGCACAAATGCTGTGTTATCTATGGAGCACTGCCGCCAGAGACCAGGCGCCTGCAGGCTAGCTTGTTCAATGATCAGGACAATGAGTACGATGTTCTGGTGGCTAGTGATGCTGTGGGGATGGGCCTGAATCTGAACATAAGAAGGGTTGTTTTCTATTCATTATCCAAATACAATGGTGATAAAATGGTGCCAGTTCCCGCATCCCAGGTGAAGCAAATAGCTGGAAGAGCCGGACGGAGAGGGAGCGTTTACCCTGACGGCCTTGCGACAACCTTCATTTTGGATGATTTGGATTATTTGATTGAGTGCTTGCAGCAACCATTTGAGGAGGTGAAGAAAGTTGGACTGTTTCCATTCTTTGAGCAGGTGGAGTTGTTTGCTGCACAGTTCCCGAAAGCAACTTTCTGTGAGCTTTTGGACAAGTTCCGTGAGAACTGCCGCCTTGATGGTTACTATTTCTTGTGTCAGCATGATAGTGTTAGAAAAGTTGCCAACATGCTGGAAAAGATACCGGTCTTGTCGCTTCAAGATCGTTTTAATTTCTGTTTTGCACCAGTCAATATTAGGGATCCCAAGGCAATGTATCATCTCCTTCGTTTTGCTTCACACTATAGCCAGAATCGCCCGGTTACTATAGCAATGGGGATGCCAAAAGGTTCAGCTAAAAATGATGCTGAGCTGTTGGACCTTGAGACAAAGCATCAGGTTTTGTCAATGTACATGTGGTTATCGCATCATTTCAAGGAGGATACATTTCCTTATGCGCGCAAGGCTGAGACAATGGCCACGGACATTGCCGATTTACTCGGTCAGTCTCTAGCAAAAGTTTGTTGGAAGCCTGAATCAAGACCACAGGGAAGACCAAGGGCTCCAGAGCAGGATGTTCACGATGAGGCAATACCTGTTTCTAAAGATGAATATGAAAGGTCAATATCACTTGTTCAAACATTTACAAT GGGAAAGCATAATCAATCCGGACAAAGTAATCGTTCAAAGGGGTTTGTCATCTGA
- the LOC135581208 gene encoding probable galacturonosyltransferase 9, producing MAGVRSARPATGFRAFFSYKVFASAVFTLLCLAAVSVLLSSYPSHTTDAAAVPRRSFLASDPLRARLDLIYRQAADHSAVATAYAAYARRLKLDSSRQLHVFEGLAAAFSDLSARLAAPIDDEDAFRPLEKEAKDRVKLARQLVGESKEAFDTQIKIQKLSDTIFAAREQLHRSKKLGTLAGSIAAGSTPKSLHCLAMRLMEERIAHPEPYRRATAAAPSDLADPDLYHYAIFSDNVIAVSVAVNSAIKNAEEPWKHVFHVVTDPMYLPAMQVWFVRRPPAGGAKVEVRSVADFGFLNASYSPVVRLVEGGRGDLSVLNHLRFYLPEMYPKLRRIVLLEDDVVVQKDLAQLWRLDMDGKVNGAVETCFGGFRRYSRYLNFSNHEIRDRFSPRTCAWAYGVNVFDLGAWRREGCTEQFHQYQRMNEDGTLWNPSSVLSAGLVTFYTTTKPLDKNWHVMGLGYNPSVSVDEIQNAAVIHFDGNMKPWLDVALNQYKHLWTKYVDTEMDFLQLCNFGL from the exons ATGGCCGGAGTCCGCTCCGCCCGTCCCGCCACTGGCTTCCGCGCCTTCTTTTCCTACAAGGTCTTCGCCTCCGCCGTATTCACCCTCCTCTGCCTCGCCGCTGTCTCCGTCCTCCTCTCCTCCTACCCTTCCCACACGACCGACGCCGCCGCCGTCCCCCGCCGCAGCTTCCTCGCCTCTGACCCCCTCCGCGCCCGCCTCGACCTAATCTACCGCCAGGCCGCTGATCACTCCGCCGTTGCCACTGCGTATGCGGCTTACGCTCGCCGCCTCAAGCTCGACTCCTCTCGCCAGCTCCACGTTTTTGAGGGCCTCGCCGCAGCCTTCTCCGATCTCTCCGCTCGCCTCGCCGCCCCCATCGACGACGAGGACGCCTTCCGCCCCCTCGAGAAAGAGGCCAAGGACCGCGTCAAGCTCGCCCGCCAGCTCGTCGGCGAGTCCAAGGAGGCCTTCGACACCCAGATCAAGATCCAGAAGCTAAGCGACACCATCTTCGCGGCCCGCGAGCAGCTCCACCGTTCCAAGAAGCTCGGTACACTCGCCGGATCCATCGCCGCCGGATCCACTCccaagagcctccactgcctcgcCATGCGTCTCATGGAGGAGAGGATCGCTCACCCCGAGCCCTACCGCCGCGCCACCGCCGCGGCCCCGTCCGATCTCGCCGATCCCGATCTCTACCACTACGCCATCTTCTCCGACAACGTGATTGCCGTCTCCGTGGCTGTCAACTCCGCCATCAAGAACGCGGAGGAGCCCTGGAAGCACGTGTTCCATGTCGTCACCGACCCCATGTACCTGCCCGCCATGCAGGTCTGGTTCGTCCGCCGCCCACCGGCTGGCGGCGCCAAGGTGGAGGTGAGGTCCGTCGCGGACTTTGGGTTCTTGAACGCTTCTTATTCGCCAGTGGTCCGGCTGGTTGAGGGTGGGCGGGGTGACCTGTCGGTGCTCAACCATCTGAGGTTCTACCTGCCCGAAATGTACCCTAAGCTGAGGCGAATTGTGCTCTTGGAGGACGATGTAGTGGTGCAGAAGGATCTGGCACAACTGTGGAGGCTCGATATGGATGGGAAGGTGAACGGGGCTGTCGAAACTTGCTTCGGTGGGTTCAGGAGATACAGCAGGTATTTGAACTTCTCGAATCATGAAATCCGGGATCGATTCAGCCCCAGAACATGTGCCTGGGCCTATGGGGTGAACGTCTTTGACCTCGGTGCATGGAGGAGAGAGGGATGCACCGAGCAATTCCATCAGTACCAGAGAATG AATGAGGATGGAACTCTCTGGAACCCATCATCTGTGCTTTCAGCAGGACTAGTCACCTTCTACACTACCACAAAGCCACTGGATAAGAATTGGCATGTTATGGGCCTTGGTTATAATCCAAGTGTAAGTGTTGATGAGATTCAGAATGCAGCTGTAATACACTTTGATGGGAACATGAAACCATGGCTCGATGTGGCCCTGAACCAATACAAGCATCTCTGGACGAAGTATGTTGACACCGAAATGGACTTCCTCCAGCTCTGCAACTTTGGCCTCTAA